The Mauremys mutica isolate MM-2020 ecotype Southern chromosome 1, ASM2049712v1, whole genome shotgun sequence genome has a segment encoding these proteins:
- the CRELD2 gene encoding protein disulfide isomerase CRELD2 isoform X2, protein MRPCPRGGRAPVAAALVLCAALLLLPPARGAGPRPRQACATCRGIADRFSQGLADTAKKNFGGGNTAWEEKTLSKYESSEIRLVEIIENLCDSSNFECNNMVEEHEEHIENWWFKLKKKYPDLYKWFCIETTEVCCPAGTYGPDCLACHGGSERPCHGNGNCDGDGTRGGDGSCSCNREYTGEFCLECADGYYSILKNDTHSVCAACHDACKTCTGSTDKDCKDCKEGWIKNEEETCVDVDECAVEASPCKDDQYCLNTNGSFICKACDTSCVGCTGEGPGKCKNCLSGYTIEDEKCTDIDECNLAEKVCSRENEDCINTPGSYKCVCSESFEEKDGICVQTEKTEEVETLATAPPFAGHEDL, encoded by the exons ATGAGACCCTGCCCCCGGGGCGGCCGCGCGCCGGTGGCCGCGGCGCTGGTGCTGTGcgccgccctgctgctgctgccccccgcccGGGGCGCCGGGCCGCGGCCCCGCCAGGCCTGCGCCACCTGCCGGGGCATCGCGGACCGCTTCAGCCAG GGATTAGCAGACACAGCAAAAAAGAATTTTGGTGGTGGGAACACTGCTTGGGAAGAGAAAACCCTATCCAAGTATGAATCCAG TGAAATCCGTCTTGTAGAGATCATAGAGAACCTGTGTGACAGCAGTAACTTTGAATGCAACAACATGGTAGAAGAGCATGAAGAACATATAGAGAACTGGTGGTTCAAACT AAAGAAGAAGTATCCTGACTTGTATAAATGGTTTTGTATAGAAACTACTGAAGTTTGCTGCCCTGCTGGAACATATGGACCAGACTGCCTTG CATGTCACGGTGGATCAGAAAGGCCTTGCCATGGAAATGGTAACTGTGATGGAGATGGCACTAGAGGTGGGGATGGATCATGCAGTTGTAACAGGGAGTACACAGGAGAGTTTTGTCTAGAGTGCGCTGATGGTTATTACAGCATCCTGAAAAATGATACACATTCTGTTTGTGCAG CTTGCCATGATGCTTGTAAAACTTGCACTGGCTCAACTGACAAAGACTGCAAGGACTGTAAAGAGGGCTGGATCAAAAATGAGGAAGAAACCTGTGTGG ATGTGGATGAATGTGCTGTAGAGGCTTCTCCTTGCAAAGATGATCAGTACTGTCTAAACACAAATGGATCTTTTATATGCAAAG CATGCGATACTAGCTGTGTAGGCTGCACAGGAGAAGGTCCTGGCAAATGTAAAAACTGCTTGTCTGGATACACAATAGAAGATGAAAAGTGTACAG ATATTGATGAGTGTAACCTTGCTGAAAAGGTGTGttcaagagaaaatgaagactgtATTAATACCCCTGGCAGTTACAAATGTGTCTGTTCAGAAAGCTTTGAAGAAAAAGATGGTATTTGTGTCCAGACTGAAAAAACAG AAGAAGTAGAGACATTGGCAACTGCACCTCCATTTGCTGGACATGAGGATTTATGA
- the CRELD2 gene encoding protein disulfide isomerase CRELD2 isoform X1, translated as MRPCPRGGRAPVAAALVLCAALLLLPPARGAGPRPRQACATCRGIADRFSQGLADTAKKNFGGGNTAWEEKTLSKYESSEIRLVEIIENLCDSSNFECNNMVEEHEEHIENWWFKLKKKYPDLYKWFCIETTEVCCPAGTYGPDCLACHGGSERPCHGNGNCDGDGTRGGDGSCSCNREYTGEFCLECADGYYSILKNDTHSVCAACHDACKTCTGSTDKDCKDCKEGWIKNEEETCVDVDECAVEASPCKDDQYCLNTNGSFICKACDTSCVGCTGEGPGKCKNCLSGYTIEDEKCTDIDECNLAEKVCSRENEDCINTPGSYKCVCSESFEEKDGICVQTEKTGEEVETLATAPPFAGHEDL; from the exons ATGAGACCCTGCCCCCGGGGCGGCCGCGCGCCGGTGGCCGCGGCGCTGGTGCTGTGcgccgccctgctgctgctgccccccgcccGGGGCGCCGGGCCGCGGCCCCGCCAGGCCTGCGCCACCTGCCGGGGCATCGCGGACCGCTTCAGCCAG GGATTAGCAGACACAGCAAAAAAGAATTTTGGTGGTGGGAACACTGCTTGGGAAGAGAAAACCCTATCCAAGTATGAATCCAG TGAAATCCGTCTTGTAGAGATCATAGAGAACCTGTGTGACAGCAGTAACTTTGAATGCAACAACATGGTAGAAGAGCATGAAGAACATATAGAGAACTGGTGGTTCAAACT AAAGAAGAAGTATCCTGACTTGTATAAATGGTTTTGTATAGAAACTACTGAAGTTTGCTGCCCTGCTGGAACATATGGACCAGACTGCCTTG CATGTCACGGTGGATCAGAAAGGCCTTGCCATGGAAATGGTAACTGTGATGGAGATGGCACTAGAGGTGGGGATGGATCATGCAGTTGTAACAGGGAGTACACAGGAGAGTTTTGTCTAGAGTGCGCTGATGGTTATTACAGCATCCTGAAAAATGATACACATTCTGTTTGTGCAG CTTGCCATGATGCTTGTAAAACTTGCACTGGCTCAACTGACAAAGACTGCAAGGACTGTAAAGAGGGCTGGATCAAAAATGAGGAAGAAACCTGTGTGG ATGTGGATGAATGTGCTGTAGAGGCTTCTCCTTGCAAAGATGATCAGTACTGTCTAAACACAAATGGATCTTTTATATGCAAAG CATGCGATACTAGCTGTGTAGGCTGCACAGGAGAAGGTCCTGGCAAATGTAAAAACTGCTTGTCTGGATACACAATAGAAGATGAAAAGTGTACAG ATATTGATGAGTGTAACCTTGCTGAAAAGGTGTGttcaagagaaaatgaagactgtATTAATACCCCTGGCAGTTACAAATGTGTCTGTTCAGAAAGCTTTGAAGAAAAAGATGGTATTTGTGTCCAGACTGAAAAAACAG GAGAAGAAGTAGAGACATTGGCAACTGCACCTCCATTTGCTGGACATGAGGATTTATGA